In one window of Macrotis lagotis isolate mMagLag1 chromosome 5, bilby.v1.9.chrom.fasta, whole genome shotgun sequence DNA:
- the ABRACL gene encoding costars family protein ABRACL codes for MNVEHEIKLLIEEIQRLGTKGADGNMSVKFGVLFQDERCANLFEALVGTLKAAKRRNILTYKGELLLQGVHDDVEIVLLQN; via the exons ATGAATGTGGAACATGAAATCAAACTTCTGATTGAAGAAATTCAACGCCTGGGTACAAAAG GTGCTGATGGAAATATGAGTGTGAAGTTTGGGGTGCTCTTCCAAGATGAAAGATGTGCCAACCTCTTTGAAGCCCTGGTGGGGACCCTCAAGGCAGCCAAGCGTCGGAATATTTTAACTTACAAAGGAGAACTGCTCTTACAAGGTGTCCATGATGATGTTGAGATTGTATTGCTTCAAAACTGA